A segment of the Bacillus licheniformis DSM 13 = ATCC 14580 genome:
TAGCGCCTAGAATGCTGAAAGGCGACTTTGAACCGGGTTTTTACGTCAAACACTTTGTTAAAGACATGGGCATCGCGCTTGAAGAGGCGGAGCTGATGGGCGAGAAAATGCCGGGGCTCGAGCTTGCGAAAAGCCTTTACGACACCCTTGTTGAAAAAGGCGAAGAAAACAGCGGCACCCAAAGTCTGTACAAGCTTTGGACAGAATACAAATAACGAAAAAAACCACTTGCTGCATGCAAGTGGTTTTTTGCTGGTTCTTATTTTCCGATGAACTGCTGAGTCCAGTAGTTGCCGTCCTTCACATATCCGACACCGATATGCGTGAAGTTAGGATTCATAATGTTTTTTCTGTGGCCTTCACTGTTCATCCAAGCTTTGACGACTTCTTGAGGCGTTTTTTGGCCTTTTGCGATGTTTTCTCCGGCAGTGCGGTATGTGATGCCGAATTTCTTCATCATGTCAAATGGAGAACCGTAAGTCGGGCTGTTGTGATCAAAATAGTTGTTATCTTTCATATCTTGAGATTTCGTGCGGGCAACCTTGCTCAGCTTTTCATCCAATGTAAGAGGTTTTAGCCCTTGTTTCTTTCTTTCTGCATTCGTCAGTTCAACAACTTCTTTTTCATACGCGCTTACAGAAGAAGATGCAGGCGCTGTATTTTGCTTTTGCTGTGAAGTCTGCTCTTTTGAAGCCGCAGGCTTTGAAGCTTTAGGAGCAGAAGCCTTCGGTGCAGAAGCTTTAGGCTGTTGAGTTGCTTGTTTCATATAAGAATGAAGCAGGGACTGAATTTTTTCTTGGTCAGCTTTAGAAAGCTGGTTCATGTTTTGGATATTCAGTTTGCCCGCGAGATCAGTTACATTTATGGAATGAACGGTTTTGACTTGTACTTGCTGCTGCTCTTTAGCGTCTGCGTGCTGAACGCCGCTGAATGTGAAGAGCGTTGCTGCAGCTGCTGCTGATAAAAGAAAAGCTTTTTTCATAAACAGTAATCCTCCTAAATGTTGTAGTAGTTGTTGTTTCGTACACTAGAATCATAACATGGCTTTTTTGAAATAATAGATCCATATATTCCCTTTGACAAGGTATTATTGTTAATTTTGACATAAAAAAAGAAAAACCCTTTGCTGCCAATATGCAACCAGATCGTTCTTTTACACGTCTTGTCATAAACGTGGTAAAATTTAAATTTGTTAGTTAAATTTTAATATAAAAAGAGATTGACAGCTTTTTTGAAAACTTTAGATTGTAACAACCATTACAAAAGTGTTACAATATATCTCAGTTAATTAATGTAAAATTGAATATTGTGAGAGGAGAGAGAGTTTCAGTGACAGAATCTCAACATGATCCGGCTGAAATCAAAAAGAGCAGGCGTTCGCGTTTATGGCGGATCAACCTGTACTTCTTTGCGGTGTTCACTTTGTTCGCTGCGCTGATTGTCAAGCTGGGCCTCGTGCAAATCGTCAATGGAGAGGCGTATGAGCAGGAAGCTTCGAAAACCGAGGCGAAAATTGCGTCATACCCGGCACCGCGGGGTAAAATGTATGACAGATACGGGCGGGTGGTTGTCGACAACCAAAGCGTTCCCGCGATCACATATACGATGATGACTAGCACAAAAACGGAGGAAAAAATCAGCACAGCCAAAAAACTCGCAGAATTGATCGATATCGATACTTCGTTTCTGAAAGAGAGAGATCTGAAAGATTACTGGCTTGCCAGACACCCGAAAAAAGCTGCTGCACTTCTGAAAGACAGCGAGAAAACCCTCAAGTCTGATCAAACATACAAGCTTCAGGTGGACCGCGTTCCGGCGGAAGAGATCAAAGCGCTGGAAAAGGACAAAGATGAGCTTAAAGTCGCAGCGATTTTCAGAAGATTTTCTGGCGGCTATGCGTATGAGCCGCAAATCGTCAAGGCGATGAGCCCGAAAACCGCGGGGAAAAACGATGCGCAGCTCCTTGATGAGAAGGCTTCTAAACAGATGCCGGCCAACGATTTGACGTATGAGGAAGTCTCACGCGTTTCCGAGCATCTTGAGGAACTGCCCGGCGTCGACGTCATCATGGACTGGACCAGGAAATATCCTTATGAAAAAACGCTCTACTCCATTTTCGGAGGCGTCACAACGCCTGAACAAGGGCTTATCAAGGACCGGGAAGACTTTTACCTGACAAGGGGATATGCCCGGAATGACAGAGTGGGAAAAAGCTATCTCGAGTATCAATATGAAGAATATTTAAATCCGAAAAAAGCGAAAGTCCAATATACCGAAAACCGTTCAGGAAAGGTTATCAGCCAGGAAACGGTTGATGAAGGAAGACGCGGCTACGATCTGCAGCTGACGTTCGACATGGAGCTCCAAAAGAAAGTCGAAGAGGCTATCGAAGAGGAGCTTAATAAATTCCGCGGCTCAAACTACATGCTGGACAGAGCGTTCGTCGTCATGATGGACCCGAATAACGGAGACATTCTGTCCATGGCCGGAAAGCGGATCGTCGACGGCAAAATCACCGACTATGCAATCGGCGCGTTTACAACCCAGTACGAAATGGGA
Coding sequences within it:
- a CDS encoding CAP domain-containing protein, translating into MKKAFLLSAAAAATLFTFSGVQHADAKEQQQVQVKTVHSINVTDLAGKLNIQNMNQLSKADQEKIQSLLHSYMKQATQQPKASAPKASAPKASKPAASKEQTSQQKQNTAPASSSVSAYEKEVVELTNAERKKQGLKPLTLDEKLSKVARTKSQDMKDNNYFDHNSPTYGSPFDMMKKFGITYRTAGENIAKGQKTPQEVVKAWMNSEGHRKNIMNPNFTHIGVGYVKDGNYWTQQFIGK
- a CDS encoding peptidoglycan D,D-transpeptidase FtsI family protein, producing the protein MTESQHDPAEIKKSRRSRLWRINLYFFAVFTLFAALIVKLGLVQIVNGEAYEQEASKTEAKIASYPAPRGKMYDRYGRVVVDNQSVPAITYTMMTSTKTEEKISTAKKLAELIDIDTSFLKERDLKDYWLARHPKKAAALLKDSEKTLKSDQTYKLQVDRVPAEEIKALEKDKDELKVAAIFRRFSGGYAYEPQIVKAMSPKTAGKNDAQLLDEKASKQMPANDLTYEEVSRVSEHLEELPGVDVIMDWTRKYPYEKTLYSIFGGVTTPEQGLIKDREDFYLTRGYARNDRVGKSYLEYQYEEYLNPKKAKVQYTENRSGKVISQETVDEGRRGYDLQLTFDMELQKKVEEAIEEELNKFRGSNYMLDRAFVVMMDPNNGDILSMAGKRIVDGKITDYAIGAFTTQYEMGSAVKGATVLAGYQDGMPHGQSYLDQELSFAGGVKKGSYRGNTIGWANEVRALEKSSNVYMFYVAMRMAGITYVPNGPLPANLEDLKKMRYYFNQFGLGVKTGIDLPQESAGMQTNPKIVGGLLLDEAIGQFDTYTPLQLAQYVSTIANGGYRLQPRVVKSIHQPESEKLGPVIEERSANVLNRINNSQSDIAIVKQGFKRVTQTGTAAGAFGSLDVSGKTGTAQTQYYGTNRNWWGTRTYNITFAGYYPSENPQVAFSVVVPNVDDKTKMNKNIAAKIVKAYVDLQKKYSKD